From Homo sapiens chromosome 8 genomic scaffold, GRCh38.p14 alternate locus group ALT_REF_LOCI_1 HSCHR8_3_CTG1, one genomic window encodes:
- the SPAG11B gene encoding sperm-associated antigen 11B isoform D preproprotein (isoform D preproprotein is encoded by transcript variant D; The RefSeq protein has 1 substitution compared to this genomic sequence) — protein sequence MRQRLLPSVTSLLLVALLFPGSSQARHVNHSATEALGELRERAPGQGTNGFQLLRHAVKRDLLPPRTPPYQGDVPPGIRNTICHMQQGICRLFFCHSGEKKRDICSDPWNRCCVSNTDEEGKEKPEMDGRSGI from the exons ATGAGGCAACGATTGCTCCCGTCCGTCACCAGCCTTCTCCTTGTGGCCCTGCTGTTTCCAG GATCGTCTCAAGCCAGACATGTGAACCACTCAGCCACTGAGGCTCTCGGAGAACTCAGGGAAAGAGCCCCTGGGCAAGGCACAAACGGGTTTCAGCTGCTACGCCACGCAGTGAAACGGGACCTCTTACAACCGCGCACCCCACCTTACCAAG GGGATGTTCCACCGGgaattagaaataccatctgCCATATGCAGCAAGGGATCTGCAGActttttttctgccattctggTGAGAAAAAGCGTGACATTTGCTCTGATCCCTGGAATAGGTGTTGCGTATCAAATACagatgaagaaggaaaagagaaaccaGAGATGGATGGCAGATCTGGGATCTAA
- the SPAG11B gene encoding sperm-associated antigen 11B isoform H preproprotein (isoform H preproprotein is encoded by transcript variant H; The RefSeq protein has 1 substitution compared to this genomic sequence) yields MRQRLLPSVTSLLLVALLFPGSSQARHVNHSATEALGELRERAPGQGTNGFQLLRHAVKRDLLPPRTPPYQGTGQQHRQRCG; encoded by the exons ATGAGGCAACGATTGCTCCCGTCCGTCACCAGCCTTCTCCTTGTGGCCCTGCTGTTTCCAG GATCGTCTCAAGCCAGACATGTGAACCACTCAGCCACTGAGGCTCTCGGAGAACTCAGGGAAAGAGCCCCTGGGCAAGGCACAAACGGGTTTCAGCTGCTACGCCACGCAGTGAAACGGGACCTCTTACAACCGCGCACCCCACCTTACCAAG GGACAGGCCAGCAGCACAGACAACGCTGTGGATAA
- the SPAG11B gene encoding sperm-associated antigen 11B isoform A preproprotein (isoform A preproprotein is encoded by transcript variant A; The RefSeq protein has 1 substitution compared to this genomic sequence), whose amino-acid sequence MRQRLLPSVTSLLLVALLFPGSSQARHVNHSATEALGELRERAPGQGTNGFQLLRHAVKRDLLPPRTPPYQVHISHREARGPSFRICVDFLGPRWARGCSTGN is encoded by the exons ATGAGGCAACGATTGCTCCCGTCCGTCACCAGCCTTCTCCTTGTGGCCCTGCTGTTTCCAG GATCGTCTCAAGCCAGACATGTGAACCACTCAGCCACTGAGGCTCTCGGAGAACTCAGGGAAAGAGCCCCTGGGCAAGGCACAAACGGGTTTCAGCTGCTACGCCACGCAGTGAAACGGGACCTCTTACAACCGCGCACCCCACCTTACCAAG TGCACATCTCTCACCGGGAGGCTCGAGGACCCTCATTTAGGATCTGTGTGGACTTTTTAGGGCCTAGATGGGCCAG GGGATGTTCCACCGGgaattag
- the SPAG11B gene encoding sperm-associated antigen 11B isoform C preproprotein (isoform C preproprotein is encoded by transcript variant C; The RefSeq protein has 1 substitution compared to this genomic sequence), which produces MRQRLLPSVTSLLLVALLFPGSSQARHVNHSATEALGELRERAPGQGTNGFQLLRHAVKRDLLPPRTPPYQEPASDLKVVDCRRSEGFCQEYCNYMETQVGYCSKKKDACCLH; this is translated from the exons ATGAGGCAACGATTGCTCCCGTCCGTCACCAGCCTTCTCCTTGTGGCCCTGCTGTTTCCAG GATCGTCTCAAGCCAGACATGTGAACCACTCAGCCACTGAGGCTCTCGGAGAACTCAGGGAAAGAGCCCCTGGGCAAGGCACAAACGGGTTTCAGCTGCTACGCCACGCAGTGAAACGGGACCTCTTACAACCGCGCACCCCACCTTACCAAG aacCTGCATCAGATTTAAAAGTTGTTGACTGCAGGAGAAGTGAAGGCTTCTGCCAAGAATACTGTAATTATATGGAAACACAAGTAGGCTACTGCTCTAAAAAGAAAGACGCCTGCTGTTTACATTAA
- the SPAG11B gene encoding sperm-associated antigen 11B isoform G preproprotein (isoform G preproprotein is encoded by transcript variant G; The RefSeq protein has 1 substitution compared to this genomic sequence), translating to MRQRLLPSVTSLLLVALLFPGSSQARHVNHSATEALGELRERAPGQGTNGFQLLRHAVKRDLLPPRTPPYQGDVPPGIRNTICHMQQGICRLFFCHSGTGQQHRQRCG from the exons ATGAGGCAACGATTGCTCCCGTCCGTCACCAGCCTTCTCCTTGTGGCCCTGCTGTTTCCAG GATCGTCTCAAGCCAGACATGTGAACCACTCAGCCACTGAGGCTCTCGGAGAACTCAGGGAAAGAGCCCCTGGGCAAGGCACAAACGGGTTTCAGCTGCTACGCCACGCAGTGAAACGGGACCTCTTACAACCGCGCACCCCACCTTACCAAG GGGATGTTCCACCGGgaattagaaataccatctgCCATATGCAGCAAGGGATCTGCAGActttttttctgccattctg GGACAGGCCAGCAGCACAGACAACGCTGTGGATAA
- the SPAG11B gene encoding sperm-associated antigen 11B isoform E precursor (isoform E precursor is encoded by transcript variant E) yields the protein MKVFFLFAVLFCLVQTNSGDVPPGIRNTICHMQQGICRLFFCHSGEKKRDICSDPWNRCCVSNTDEEGKEKPEMDGRSGI from the exons ATGAAggtcttttttctgtttgctgtTCTCTTTTGTTTGGTCCAAACAAACTCAG GGGATGTTCCACCGGgaattagaaataccatctgCCATATGCAGCAAGGGATCTGCAGActttttttctgccattctggTGAGAAAAAGCGTGACATTTGCTCTGATCCCTGGAATAGGTGTTGCGTATCAAATACagatgaagaaggaaaagagaaaccaGAGATGGATGGCAGATCTGGGATCTAA
- the SPAG11B gene encoding sperm-associated antigen 11B isoform B precursor (isoform B precursor is encoded by transcript variant B) — MKVFFLFAVLFCLVQTNSVHISHREARGPSFRICVDFLGPRWARGCSTGN, encoded by the exons ATGAAggtcttttttctgtttgctgtTCTCTTTTGTTTGGTCCAAACAAACTCAG TGCACATCTCTCACCGGGAGGCTCGAGGACCCTCATTTAGGATCTGTGTGGACTTTTTAGGGCCTAGATGGGCCAG GGGATGTTCCACCGGgaattag